CGACACGTCCAGCTGGGGCATCGCAGGCGCCACGCCACAAGCCAACACCATCACACCCATCCCTTCATTCACAGAAATGGATATCGACATGGCAACACCATCCGAAGTAGTAACCGCGCTCATGGGGCACCCGCTTACCCTGCGCGACGGCACGAAGGCCAGCTTGGAAACGCATCTGGTCAACCTGTTTGGCGACACGATCAAGCGCACCGAGGTGTTGACCTCGTTCGACGGCAAGACCAAAGCACGCGTCGTGGACATCCTGGCGAACCTTGGCCCGGACGTTCGCGCCATCAAGACCAAGACGGACAAGCTCAAGTGACGGGGCAGCGTGTGGCGACCGTTGACAAGGCTGACGCGGTTCAGCGGGCCCTGCGCACGCTCTGGCAGGGGTTCGGCTTCGATGCTGTGGCGGCTATCGGTGCTGGCCTGTTGCTGCTGCTCGACGGCGGCGACGTGCTGAGCCCCGTGTTCTGGGGCGCGTTCGGCGTGCTCATCATCAAGTCCGTGCTGGTCGCGTTTGCCAGCTACCTGCAACGCCTCCGCAAAGCACCCAAGCCACTGCCGGAACCCGCGGACCCTGCCCTCACTGATGAATACCACGAGGCAACCCGCAACCACGCAACACCCTAAGCACGACGGCGGCACCCCTAACCGGGTGCCGCCCCTTTTTTGTGCCCAAAACTCGTTGCGCTCACACCCGGCCTGCGAGCGCCGGAAACACGGGGATGTTACAAAATGTCGTGCGCCGTGAACGGTGGCCAAACCCGTGCGAGAGGAAGTATAAGGCTTGACACGCATGGTAGACCTAGTAAAAGTCAGAATGTTACGCCGCAGAAAAGTTCACGGCACAAACGATCCGCGACAAAACGCTGAGTCCTGAACCAACTCGCTACGGGCAGCACAAAGCCCCGCCCGCTTGTGCGGACGGGGCGATGGGGGAGCTACTTAGTCGAGCAAGTCAGCCGCCTTCAAGTCGTCGCCGTTGGTCAGCGTGGCGTAAATCTTGAGCGTAGTTTGCGGGTCCTCGTGACCAAGCCTCGCCTGCACCACGTTGACCGGCACACCCTTCTGAAGCAGGTGGGTGGTGTGCGCCTTCCGAATCTCGTGAATCCACGGATGGTCATCCAAGTGGCCTTCCTTGACGAGCTCCTTCACGACAGGCTGCCATGCCACCTTGTGGAAGTAGGCGTTCCTCAGGTAGAGGCCGTTGGGGCGGGTGAACAGTAAGTCCCCCGGCTTCAAGTCCTTCATGCGATCAATCAGCTTGGCGGACAGCTCCAAGTTGCATGTGACGTTGCGCTTGGCCATGGGCGTCTTGGGCGGGCCGATCTCTTCGCCGTCACCTGTGTCCTTCCATGCCCTCGTGACCCTGATGATGCACCGCTCCCCCTCTACGCGCACATCACGCTTACGCAGCGCTGTGGCCTCGTTGTAGCGCAGCCCCGTCTTACTCAGCGTCCGGATGAAAAGCTTGTACCGCTCCGGCATGCTCTCTTCCAGCAATTCCAAGTCCTCCGGGCTCAAGTAGACCGGCTCGCGGGATTCACCCAAGTCTGGGTCACCAATACCTTTGGCTGGGTTCCTTGACATGAGATCCATATCTATGGCCGTCGCGAACGCTGACGATAGCAACGCTTGGATGTTCTTCTTGGTGCGCGGGTTCAGCTCGGAGCCTGGCGCAACATTGGACCCCGGCGCGCTCACAAGGTTATCCATCCACTTGATGACGTGCTTCTTCTCCACCATGTCGATGCCCATATTCCCGAGTGGGCTGCTGGCGATGTGGTCCCGCGCCAGATTGCGGTAGCGCCTGATGGTCCCCGGCTGCGGCTTGGTCAGCTGAGCAATGTGGGTCTCCAAAACCTCGTGGACCTTCTTCACCTTCTGGTCATGGATGCGCTTGGCTTCGTTGGCCAGCTTGAAGGTGTTGCCATTGGCGTCCAGGAACTTCTTGGTCATTTCGGCTTTTTCTTCATCATCGAAGGTTCGGCCGTCGATCTTCCCGCCTGGCTCCCGCCAGACTACGCGCCAAGACTCAACGCCTTTCGCGCTGACGTTATGCTGAATCGATGCCATGTTCGCTAACCCGTCCTTATCTGTTCTAAAGCAACAAAATGGGGGTCTAGCGCAACTTAACTAGAACTGGCCCCGTCAATAGGGGCCAGTCTAGTGGAGATGGGGAGAATTGAACTCCCGTCCGATGTTGTGTTGTCAGGGCTTCTACGGGTGTAGTTTGCGGCGGTTTTTCTCGGCCCCAGCTGTCTCGCAAACAAGCAGCTGCCAGGCCCAGTTGTATAAGAGTCCCCTAAGTGCCTACAACAAGAACTTAGAGCAGTGGCCCTCTAAATGACGCCAGGATCCGGGACGAGAGCATTCCCGGGCTGACGGACTGTCTTACTGCTTAGGCAGCAAGAGCGAAGTCAGTGCGATTTGAGTCAGCACTTGTGTTTTACAGAGATCGTTTACGAGATAACCCTGTATCCTCGACCCGCTTCACCTGTCTCGACTAACACCGTCGAAACCGATCATCCCCTATTGTTTTTTCAAAACCACGCAGGGTCCGCAAGGAACCGTTGTGGTCTATCCATGCTAGCGCATTCAGCGGGGAAAATATTCCGCGCACGTCCCGCCACCTGCCCAACCGGTACCGCCGCCGGACCGAAGACCGCGCACGCTACCCAATCAGTCCTCTGTCGGCCTTCGC
This genomic interval from Arthrobacter sp. PAMC 25486 contains the following:
- a CDS encoding site-specific integrase, with protein sequence MASIQHNVSAKGVESWRVVWREPGGKIDGRTFDDEEKAEMTKKFLDANGNTFKLANEAKRIHDQKVKKVHEVLETHIAQLTKPQPGTIRRYRNLARDHIASSPLGNMGIDMVEKKHVIKWMDNLVSAPGSNVAPGSELNPRTKKNIQALLSSAFATAIDMDLMSRNPAKGIGDPDLGESREPVYLSPEDLELLEESMPERYKLFIRTLSKTGLRYNEATALRKRDVRVEGERCIIRVTRAWKDTGDGEEIGPPKTPMAKRNVTCNLELSAKLIDRMKDLKPGDLLFTRPNGLYLRNAYFHKVAWQPVVKELVKEGHLDDHPWIHEIRKAHTTHLLQKGVPVNVVQARLGHEDPQTTLKIYATLTNGDDLKAADLLD